A single region of the Microbulbifer sp. MKSA007 genome encodes:
- a CDS encoding DUF938 domain-containing protein, whose protein sequence is MSSTELPNAPSCGRNREPILQQLTRLLASSRKVLEVGSGTGQHAVYFAPHLPHLEWQTSERSQQLEAVKSWLAEIPSSNLPQPLALDVGDSWPEISADAIFTANTLHIMSAELVQKFFLHSADILEPGGLLLVYGPVKIAGEFIGPSNADFDLELKERDPKRGIRDLEWLDQVAESAGLSRAELNYLPANNQLMVWRKNDNKE, encoded by the coding sequence GTGAGCAGCACTGAATTGCCCAATGCGCCCTCCTGCGGGCGCAATCGCGAGCCGATTCTCCAGCAACTGACTCGCCTGCTGGCTTCAAGTCGTAAAGTGCTTGAGGTTGGCAGTGGTACTGGTCAACACGCAGTATATTTTGCTCCGCATTTACCGCATCTTGAATGGCAAACTTCAGAGCGATCGCAACAGCTGGAGGCAGTAAAGTCCTGGCTGGCGGAGATACCCAGTAGCAACCTGCCGCAACCGCTGGCGCTCGATGTTGGCGATTCTTGGCCTGAGATTTCGGCTGATGCTATTTTCACCGCAAACACCTTGCATATTATGTCCGCTGAACTGGTGCAGAAGTTCTTTCTGCACAGTGCCGATATTCTGGAGCCCGGAGGCTTGCTGCTTGTCTATGGCCCCGTGAAGATTGCAGGCGAGTTTATCGGTCCCTCTAATGCTGACTTTGATCTCGAGTTGAAGGAGCGTGATCCCAAGCGGGGGATTCGCGATCTCGAATGGCTCGATCAGGTGGCGGAGAGTGCGGGGCTCAGTCGCGCAGAACTAAATTACCTGCCAGCCAATAATCAATTAATGGTTTGGCGCAAAAATGATAATAAGGAGTAA
- the yaaA gene encoding peroxide stress protein YaaA — MLIVISPAKTLDYESDIPSLETTQPDFLKESAALIKELRELSPQQVSSLMKISDKLGVLNYDRFHTWKRPFTDNNARPALLAFKGDVYTGLEAETMGKRDFAYAQKHLRMLSGLYGLLRPLDLMQPYRLEMGTKFENAKGKNLYEFWGDKITEALNAQLQGVKSRELVNLASNEYFKSVKTKQLDAQVITPHFKDLKNGQYKMISFFAKKARGMMSRWAIDQRVKKAEELKGFDVAGYGFNLGLSTEWDWVFTRDEPQ, encoded by the coding sequence ATGTTAATAGTTATTTCACCGGCGAAAACCCTGGACTATGAAAGTGATATTCCCTCACTGGAAACCACCCAGCCGGACTTTTTGAAAGAGTCAGCAGCCCTGATCAAAGAGTTGCGCGAACTGAGCCCGCAGCAGGTTTCCAGCCTGATGAAGATTTCAGACAAGTTGGGAGTCTTGAATTACGATCGCTTCCACACTTGGAAGCGCCCGTTTACCGATAACAACGCCCGCCCCGCCCTGCTCGCCTTTAAAGGTGATGTTTATACTGGATTGGAGGCGGAGACTATGGGTAAGCGGGACTTTGCCTATGCGCAAAAGCACTTGCGTATGCTCTCTGGCCTTTATGGTTTGCTGCGCCCGTTGGACTTGATGCAACCCTATCGCCTCGAGATGGGCACTAAATTTGAAAATGCCAAGGGTAAGAATCTCTATGAATTTTGGGGAGATAAGATTACCGAAGCATTGAATGCGCAGTTGCAGGGTGTGAAGAGTCGCGAGTTGGTAAACCTGGCTTCCAATGAATATTTCAAATCAGTCAAAACCAAGCAGCTTGATGCTCAGGTGATCACCCCGCATTTTAAGGACCTGAAAAATGGTCAGTATAAGATGATCAGCTTCTTCGCTAAGAAAGCCAGAGGCATGATGAGTCGCTGGGCGATTGATCAGAGGGTAAAGAAGGCGGAAGAGCTGAAAGGTTTTGATGTGGCTGGTTATGGTTTTAACCTAGGTTTGTCCACTGAGTGGGATTGGGTATTTACCCGGGATGAGCCGCAGTGA
- a CDS encoding DUF4265 domain-containing protein gives MTALQVIELFAGNNPEGEPVVERLQVRVSEDDSCQLVRSPVFIKGIASGDYIKVDKDTQQFELVKRSGNLAVRIFCRGDSTELSDKLTPQLEKLGGELDLEAPRVLVYSIHVSCGFDKIEEILNSACDGANSVWYYGNVYDPKDGQTPLNWWQDVLKPE, from the coding sequence ATGACGGCACTTCAAGTCATTGAGTTATTTGCGGGCAACAACCCCGAAGGTGAGCCCGTGGTGGAACGGCTACAGGTTCGTGTGAGCGAGGATGATAGCTGCCAGCTGGTGCGATCCCCTGTCTTTATAAAAGGAATCGCCAGTGGGGATTACATTAAGGTCGATAAAGACACCCAGCAATTTGAGTTGGTAAAGCGCTCGGGCAATTTGGCGGTGCGTATTTTTTGTCGCGGTGATAGCACGGAACTGTCTGATAAGTTAACCCCACAGCTGGAAAAACTCGGGGGTGAGTTGGATCTCGAGGCACCGCGCGTATTGGTCTACAGCATTCATGTCAGCTGTGGATTCGATAAGATTGAGGAGATCCTCAACAGTGCCTGCGATGGGGCTAATAGCGTTTGGTATTACGGCAATGTTTATGACCCCAAAGATGGGCAGACCCCGCTCAACTGGTGGCAGGACGTCCTAAAGCCGGAGTAA
- a CDS encoding M48 family metalloprotease, with the protein MISRTQALTACVAFLTTSILGGCVVNPVTGEKQVSLISPQQEVQLGQQHYAANQQQQGGQYTIDPALQNYVSQVGQKLARVSDRPQLPYEFVVLNNSVPNAWALPGGKIAINRGLLVLLDDEAELAAVLSHEIVHAAARHSATAMSQQQLLGAGLAIVGAATQDSGYSDLIATGTQLGGSAYIARYSRGNELESDQYGMKYMAAAGYDPQGAVRLQSKFVELSEGRQAGGLEALFASHPPSQSRVSANIKHSQSLPQGGITNRASYQKAIAQLKRDADAYKNYDNAVAAANNKKFDSALTLVRKAQKQQPKEAAFFALEGDLLSQKKQYKNARKAYDSAIQKNPALFSYWLKRGVTNIQLKNYSSAEGDLTRSLRYLDTAYAHYYLGQTYERQGNKQSAYKHYQEAAGAGGEIGTMAQNRIKAITNKG; encoded by the coding sequence ATGATCTCGCGTACCCAGGCGCTTACGGCATGTGTCGCATTTCTGACAACATCCATTCTCGGCGGGTGTGTTGTCAACCCAGTCACCGGTGAGAAACAGGTTTCGCTGATATCTCCGCAGCAGGAGGTTCAACTGGGGCAACAGCACTACGCTGCCAACCAACAACAGCAGGGCGGCCAATACACCATTGATCCGGCCCTGCAAAACTACGTCAGCCAGGTTGGCCAAAAGCTGGCGCGGGTCTCAGACCGTCCCCAGCTACCTTACGAGTTTGTAGTTCTGAACAACTCGGTTCCCAACGCCTGGGCCCTGCCCGGCGGCAAAATCGCTATCAATCGAGGCCTGCTGGTGTTACTCGATGACGAAGCTGAGCTCGCTGCCGTACTGAGCCATGAGATAGTTCACGCTGCTGCACGACATTCCGCAACTGCAATGTCCCAACAACAATTACTAGGCGCAGGCCTGGCAATCGTGGGAGCTGCCACCCAGGACTCTGGCTACTCTGACTTGATTGCCACCGGGACTCAACTGGGGGGCTCCGCCTATATTGCCCGCTACAGTCGCGGCAATGAGTTAGAGTCAGATCAATACGGTATGAAATATATGGCCGCTGCGGGGTATGATCCCCAGGGGGCCGTACGCCTGCAAAGCAAATTTGTTGAACTGTCGGAGGGGCGGCAAGCTGGTGGACTGGAAGCGCTCTTTGCCAGCCATCCCCCTTCACAGTCTCGTGTCAGCGCTAATATCAAGCACAGTCAATCTCTACCCCAAGGGGGAATCACCAACCGGGCCTCTTACCAAAAAGCCATAGCGCAATTAAAGCGCGATGCCGATGCTTACAAGAATTACGACAATGCGGTTGCCGCAGCCAATAATAAAAAGTTTGACTCTGCACTAACGCTGGTAAGAAAAGCTCAAAAACAGCAACCCAAAGAAGCTGCCTTTTTTGCGCTAGAAGGCGATTTACTCAGCCAAAAGAAACAATATAAAAATGCCCGAAAGGCATACGACAGTGCCATTCAAAAGAATCCGGCGCTATTTTCGTATTGGCTAAAACGGGGAGTCACTAATATCCAATTAAAAAATTACAGCTCTGCAGAGGGCGACCTAACCAGATCACTACGCTATCTTGATACAGCTTACGCTCACTACTACCTCGGCCAGACCTATGAGAGACAGGGAAATAAGCAAAGTGCTTACAAGCACTATCAGGAAGCTGCTGGGGCTGGAGGAGAAATTGGCACCATGGCACAAAACCGAATAAAAGCCATCACCAACAAAGGGTAA
- a CDS encoding putative porin, protein MRFSLAILPLLLLSVTADAEKYNSITTAGYSSLDYDLDVLGGEFDLDGNQFLAETTYYFSGKETLGPLKEFEYINKVSNVSAAFFHNEVDNNNADNYAVTGEYFSQNGLIFGVDLTEVNDRNINTVALGYLFTPNFLLELSHTDFESDEETYVEFRYNHPLSGTDYIGFDFVSDDGFDVAVFSSKYFTSLGGGRYLTTELSYADYEGDDDYWQIGADYFFSQSTSFGMKLDEKDDMKLAFTHFFSRNIALEAAYSTMEADDNINIRSFGSDTYRAGYTSTLDVMPDLENDTVLSFLTPFIELDVEKFELSVIFQL, encoded by the coding sequence ATGAGATTCAGTCTCGCTATTCTTCCCCTGTTACTTCTCTCTGTAACAGCTGACGCTGAGAAATATAATTCAATTACTACAGCTGGCTATTCTAGCTTGGATTATGATCTAGATGTTTTGGGTGGTGAGTTCGATTTAGATGGTAATCAGTTTTTGGCTGAAACTACTTATTACTTTTCTGGAAAAGAAACTCTAGGCCCTCTAAAAGAGTTTGAATATATTAACAAAGTAAGCAATGTGTCGGCTGCCTTTTTCCACAATGAGGTAGATAATAATAATGCCGATAATTACGCCGTGACCGGAGAGTATTTTTCTCAAAATGGTTTGATTTTCGGTGTTGATTTGACCGAAGTTAATGATCGCAATATTAACACGGTTGCTCTTGGCTATTTATTCACCCCGAACTTTTTATTAGAACTTTCCCATACTGATTTTGAGTCTGATGAAGAGACTTATGTTGAGTTTCGATACAATCACCCGTTGAGCGGTACTGATTATATTGGTTTTGATTTTGTCAGTGACGATGGATTCGATGTGGCTGTCTTTTCCTCTAAATATTTCACAAGTCTGGGAGGTGGGAGGTATTTGACCACTGAACTTTCCTATGCCGACTATGAAGGTGATGACGATTATTGGCAGATCGGTGCAGATTATTTCTTCTCACAAAGCACCTCGTTTGGTATGAAACTGGACGAGAAAGACGATATGAAGCTGGCTTTCACTCACTTCTTTAGTCGGAATATTGCCTTAGAGGCTGCTTATAGCACTATGGAGGCAGATGATAATATTAATATTCGCAGCTTTGGTAGTGATACCTATCGTGCTGGATATACCTCAACGCTTGATGTAATGCCGGATCTTGAAAATGATACCGTGCTTAGCTTTTTGACTCCCTTTATTGAACTTGATGTAGAAAAGTTCGAACTTAGCGTAATTTTTCAGTTATAA
- a CDS encoding putative porin has product MRFKLAALPLMLVAATAGAEEYNSFTNATYSNTEYGYKGDGFNFSSDADDFGLGTTYYFGGKETLGPLKEFEYINKVSNVSAGFSHSNSGSYDSDIFAVSGEYFASNGVVIGAGIYDLWESNLDYQSIGYLFSPDFLVKLNHVDNDSDNEFSVEARYNHQLNSTDYVGFNIYVDEESDNRVLSSKYFVHLSGEQYLTAELAYNSIKEYDDFWTLSTEFFFNQYTSVEFDYNEQEDYKLGMTHFFNRNIAVEAAYLSNNDVKGDLDIYQLGLTVQL; this is encoded by the coding sequence ATGAGATTCAAGCTTGCTGCTCTTCCCTTGATGCTTGTCGCCGCAACTGCAGGCGCTGAAGAATATAATTCTTTTACTAATGCTACATACTCTAATACCGAGTATGGTTATAAGGGGGATGGTTTTAATTTTAGCTCTGATGCAGATGATTTTGGTCTTGGAACTACTTACTATTTTGGTGGTAAAGAAACTCTTGGCCCCTTGAAAGAGTTCGAATATATCAACAAGGTGAGTAATGTTTCTGCTGGCTTCTCGCACTCTAACAGTGGTAGTTATGACTCTGATATTTTCGCGGTAAGTGGTGAATATTTTGCATCCAATGGGGTCGTTATCGGTGCCGGTATATATGACCTTTGGGAGTCTAATTTAGATTATCAGTCTATCGGATATCTCTTTTCTCCAGATTTTCTGGTTAAGTTGAACCATGTTGATAACGATAGTGATAATGAATTTTCGGTGGAAGCTCGCTATAACCACCAGTTGAACTCAACTGATTATGTTGGTTTTAATATTTATGTGGATGAGGAGTCTGACAATCGCGTCTTGTCCTCTAAGTATTTCGTTCACCTGAGTGGAGAGCAGTACCTGACTGCAGAGTTGGCTTACAATAGCATCAAGGAATATGATGATTTCTGGACGCTGAGTACTGAGTTTTTCTTCAATCAGTACACTTCTGTTGAGTTTGACTATAACGAACAAGAAGATTATAAGCTGGGTATGACTCACTTCTTTAACCGCAATATTGCTGTTGAAGCAGCTTATCTTTCTAACAATGATGTTAAGGGTGACCTTGATATCTATCAGTTGGGCTTAACTGTTCAATTGTAA
- a CDS encoding antibiotic biosynthesis monooxygenase, protein MKFIFEVQLQNGFKAEDYADAWMRASEIIQRSPGAMGTELHQKIDDPNVLIAIASWRCKKDRDAMQAEHSKKIDEIIASVAPFVKINLIGEFYDPQWVVNINSD, encoded by the coding sequence ATGAAATTTATCTTCGAGGTTCAACTACAAAATGGGTTTAAAGCTGAGGATTATGCCGATGCCTGGATGCGCGCTTCTGAGATTATCCAGCGCTCCCCGGGAGCGATGGGCACAGAGCTTCATCAAAAAATTGATGACCCCAATGTGTTGATAGCCATTGCTAGCTGGCGATGTAAAAAAGATCGGGATGCTATGCAAGCTGAGCACAGTAAAAAAATTGATGAAATCATTGCCAGTGTGGCCCCTTTTGTAAAAATTAATCTAATAGGGGAGTTTTATGACCCGCAATGGGTTGTAAATATTAATAGCGATTGA
- the phoU gene encoding phosphate signaling complex protein PhoU, protein MEMHFDQHISRQFNEDLESLKTEMLEMGGMVARQVADAVDALANADSELAEEVLRIEEVIDKSEMALDEHATLIIAKRQPAASDLRMVLSVIRIARDLERIGDEASKIAKMAIALTDEGTSPRGYTEIRHIANAVRKMLNDALDAYTRFDVQSALQTLAEDQQVDMDYRTAVRELVTYMMEDPRSISRVINVLWTLRSLERIGDHAKNICEQVVYLVEGADIRHGHQENLRKS, encoded by the coding sequence ATGGAAATGCATTTCGATCAACATATCTCACGCCAATTTAATGAAGACCTGGAAAGCCTAAAGACAGAGATGCTGGAAATGGGCGGCATGGTCGCTCGCCAGGTTGCCGATGCGGTTGATGCCCTGGCTAATGCTGACAGTGAGTTGGCCGAGGAAGTGCTGCGTATTGAAGAAGTCATCGATAAGAGTGAGATGGCCCTGGATGAGCACGCCACGCTAATTATAGCCAAGCGCCAACCGGCGGCATCCGATCTCCGTATGGTGCTGTCTGTCATTCGAATTGCCCGCGACCTGGAGCGAATTGGAGATGAGGCGAGCAAGATTGCCAAGATGGCCATAGCGCTGACAGATGAAGGTACGTCGCCGCGCGGGTATACCGAAATCCGTCATATTGCCAATGCTGTGCGCAAAATGCTCAATGACGCCCTGGATGCCTATACTCGTTTCGATGTGCAGTCGGCTCTGCAAACTCTTGCTGAGGACCAGCAGGTTGATATGGATTACCGTACGGCCGTACGTGAACTGGTAACTTACATGATGGAGGACCCGCGCAGTATTTCCCGGGTCATTAATGTGTTGTGGACCCTGCGCTCACTGGAGCGGATCGGTGACCATGCGAAGAATATTTGTGAACAGGTTGTTTACTTGGTGGAGGGTGCTGATATCCGGCACGGGCACCAGGAAAATCTGCGCAAGTCCTAA
- the pstB gene encoding phosphate ABC transporter ATP-binding protein PstB — translation MMNDRADVRETVGQPFCDTAKLRMRNVNVFYGETQAIHSVGLDIGKNEVVAMIGPSGCGKSTFLRCLNRMNDTIEGCRVEGELSLDGDPIYGPKVDVVPLRARVGMVFQKPNPFPKSIYENVAYGPKIHGIASRRADLDEIVENSLRRAGLWNEVKDRLDKPGTGLSGGQQQRLCIARAIAVSPEVILMDEPCSALDPIATARIEELIDELRQNYTIAIVTHSMQQAARVSQRTAYFHLGHLVEVNDTETVFTNPEHELTEAYITGRFG, via the coding sequence ATGATGAATGATCGGGCTGATGTTAGAGAAACAGTTGGCCAACCCTTCTGTGACACCGCCAAGTTGCGTATGCGCAATGTGAATGTTTTCTATGGTGAAACCCAGGCGATCCACTCGGTCGGCCTCGATATTGGAAAAAATGAAGTGGTTGCCATGATCGGCCCTTCCGGCTGTGGTAAGTCGACGTTTTTGCGTTGCCTCAACCGCATGAATGACACCATTGAAGGTTGTCGCGTCGAGGGCGAGTTAAGTCTGGATGGTGACCCCATCTATGGCCCCAAAGTGGATGTGGTACCCCTGCGCGCCCGCGTCGGTATGGTATTCCAGAAACCAAACCCTTTTCCCAAGTCCATATACGAGAATGTGGCCTACGGCCCAAAAATCCACGGCATTGCCAGCCGCCGTGCCGATCTGGATGAGATCGTAGAAAACAGCCTTCGCCGCGCCGGTCTGTGGAATGAGGTTAAAGATCGTTTGGACAAGCCGGGCACGGGTCTGTCCGGTGGTCAGCAGCAGCGTCTGTGTATCGCCCGCGCAATTGCGGTGAGTCCGGAAGTGATCCTGATGGATGAGCCCTGCTCTGCCCTGGACCCAATTGCGACGGCGCGAATCGAAGAGCTGATTGATGAGCTGCGCCAGAACTACACTATCGCAATCGTTACTCACTCGATGCAGCAGGCTGCGCGGGTGAGTCAGCGTACAGCTTACTTCCATTTGGGGCATTTGGTGGAAGTTAACGATACTGAAACGGTGTTCACCAACCCCGAGCACGAACTCACTGAAGCCTATATCACCGGCCGCTTCGGCTAA
- the pstA gene encoding phosphate ABC transporter permease PstA — MTDLTQAQVRERIEKSLASRHRKEKLFRGLGIGSIAFGVLAVLILFTDIISKGSGAFVQTAIQLEVHYDEQVLGIDKVDDESLTWANFTGVIRQSLRERFPTVTGRSDKRELYSLVSSGAPFTLRDRLAANPELLGKSEKVWLSVDDDVDTFVKSLKDSKEGFRGRTSDQKAGWIEQLLDSGELKKRFNTIFFTNGDSREPEQAGIRAALMGSLFTLLVTLALSFPIGVAAAIYLEEYAPKNRWTDLIEVNINNLAAVPSIVFGLLGLAIFINFFELPRSAPLVGGLVLTLMTLPTIIISSRAALKAVPPSIREAAMGMGASRMQVVFHHVLPLAMPGMLTGAIIGMAQALGETAPLLMIGMVAFIVDVPAGVTDPATVLPVQIFLWADSPERAFVERTSAAIMVLLSVLIVMNTSAVLLRKKLERRW, encoded by the coding sequence ATGACTGATCTTACTCAGGCGCAGGTTCGCGAGCGCATAGAAAAAAGCCTCGCCAGCCGTCACCGCAAAGAAAAGCTGTTTCGTGGGTTGGGTATTGGCAGTATCGCCTTTGGTGTACTCGCTGTACTGATTTTGTTCACTGACATTATCAGCAAAGGCAGTGGTGCCTTTGTACAGACAGCTATCCAACTGGAGGTGCACTACGACGAACAGGTTCTGGGCATCGATAAGGTCGATGATGAAAGTCTGACCTGGGCAAACTTCACCGGTGTTATTCGCCAATCCCTGCGCGAACGCTTTCCCACTGTGACTGGTCGCAGTGACAAGCGCGAGCTCTACAGCCTGGTTTCCTCGGGAGCACCTTTTACCCTGCGCGATCGCTTAGCTGCGAATCCGGAACTGTTGGGTAAATCCGAGAAAGTCTGGCTGTCAGTCGATGACGATGTGGATACTTTCGTCAAAAGCCTGAAGGACTCCAAAGAGGGATTCCGTGGTCGTACCTCGGACCAGAAGGCCGGTTGGATTGAACAGCTGCTGGACAGCGGTGAACTGAAGAAGCGGTTCAATACCATCTTCTTTACCAATGGCGACTCCCGTGAACCAGAGCAGGCGGGCATCCGCGCAGCCTTGATGGGCTCCCTGTTTACCCTGTTGGTAACTCTCGCACTGTCATTCCCTATCGGTGTGGCGGCGGCGATTTACTTGGAAGAGTATGCGCCCAAAAACCGTTGGACCGATTTGATTGAGGTGAATATCAATAACCTCGCGGCAGTGCCTTCTATTGTTTTCGGTCTTTTGGGCCTGGCGATATTTATTAATTTCTTTGAGTTACCGCGTTCGGCACCCCTGGTAGGGGGCTTGGTACTGACATTGATGACCTTGCCCACGATTATTATTTCCAGCCGCGCGGCTTTGAAGGCGGTGCCACCCTCAATTCGCGAGGCGGCAATGGGTATGGGGGCTTCACGTATGCAGGTGGTTTTCCACCATGTGCTGCCCCTGGCGATGCCGGGTATGTTGACCGGCGCGATTATCGGTATGGCCCAGGCCCTCGGTGAGACGGCGCCCCTATTGATGATTGGTATGGTCGCTTTTATTGTCGACGTACCTGCTGGGGTAACCGACCCGGCCACCGTGCTGCCTGTGCAGATTTTCCTGTGGGCAGACAGCCCGGAGCGCGCCTTTGTCGAGCGCACCTCCGCAGCCATTATGGTGTTGCTGAGTGTGTTGATTGTGATGAATACCAGCGCGGTATTGCTGCGCAAGAAACTTGAGCGCCGCTGGTAA
- the pstC gene encoding phosphate ABC transporter permease subunit PstC yields the protein MQTPTLFALLLLLILVAYGTGFRRAVNAARSLGGVRNLAALPSYYGLLTALWCGLPALILLCGWLVFDDSIIRAMVMNSIADKPESISGQNLLYAQIQNLAAGHLIGEKSPQLQSAADYLSQLRSSSNNLQAFLSLVLASGLAAFTLLRFSPKLRAREKVEKVLRTVLIACASAAILTTVGILLSVLFESLRFFQSVPVSEFLFGLHWSPQMALRADQVGSSGAFGAVPLFTGTLMVSAIAMFVAVPVGLMAAIYLAEYASKRVRSLAKPVLEILAGVPTVVYGFFAALTVAPFIRELATSMGLQASSESALAAGLVMGIMIIPFVSSLSDDVINAVPQSLRDGALGLGSTQSETVRKVVIPAALPGIVGGVLLAVSRAIGETMIVVMAAGLAANLTANPLESVTTVTVQIVTLLVGDQEFDSPKTLAAFALGLMLFISTLVLNFIALHVVKKYREQYD from the coding sequence ATGCAAACCCCCACACTGTTCGCACTTTTGCTGCTCCTGATATTAGTGGCCTACGGCACTGGCTTTCGCCGTGCAGTGAACGCTGCTCGCAGTCTTGGCGGCGTTCGCAATCTGGCCGCCCTGCCCAGTTACTACGGATTACTCACCGCCCTTTGGTGTGGTTTGCCAGCACTGATATTACTCTGTGGCTGGTTGGTGTTTGACGATTCGATCATCCGTGCGATGGTCATGAATAGTATTGCCGATAAGCCGGAGAGCATCTCCGGGCAGAACCTTCTCTACGCGCAGATCCAGAATCTCGCGGCGGGCCACCTGATAGGTGAAAAGTCCCCACAATTGCAGAGTGCTGCGGACTACCTCAGTCAGTTGCGTTCCAGCTCTAATAATTTACAGGCCTTCCTGAGCTTGGTATTGGCCAGCGGCCTTGCCGCTTTCACACTGCTGCGCTTTTCTCCCAAGCTGCGCGCTCGCGAAAAAGTTGAAAAAGTGCTGCGCACGGTGCTGATTGCCTGTGCCAGCGCCGCGATTCTAACCACTGTCGGTATTTTGTTATCGGTATTGTTTGAATCCCTGCGCTTCTTCCAGTCCGTGCCGGTGAGTGAATTCCTGTTTGGATTGCACTGGAGCCCACAGATGGCCCTGCGCGCAGACCAGGTGGGATCGAGCGGTGCTTTTGGTGCTGTCCCGCTGTTTACCGGAACCCTGATGGTGTCCGCGATCGCCATGTTTGTGGCGGTACCTGTGGGATTGATGGCGGCTATTTATCTGGCGGAGTACGCCAGTAAGCGCGTGCGTTCCCTGGCCAAGCCAGTACTCGAAATTCTCGCCGGTGTACCCACCGTGGTATACGGCTTTTTTGCTGCCTTAACCGTTGCTCCATTTATTCGCGAGTTGGCCACCTCTATGGGCCTACAGGCCTCCAGTGAAAGCGCACTGGCCGCTGGCCTGGTGATGGGAATCATGATCATTCCCTTTGTTTCCTCTCTGTCCGATGACGTGATCAACGCGGTGCCCCAGTCCCTGCGCGATGGCGCCCTGGGTTTGGGTTCCACCCAGTCCGAGACGGTGCGCAAAGTTGTGATTCCTGCGGCACTACCCGGCATCGTCGGCGGTGTATTGTTGGCCGTTTCCCGCGCAATTGGTGAAACCATGATTGTGGTGATGGCTGCCGGGCTCGCGGCAAACCTCACCGCAAACCCGCTCGAATCGGTCACGACTGTGACGGTGCAGATAGTGACTCTGTTGGTTGGCGACCAGGAATTTGACAGTCCCAAGACCCTCGCCGCTTTTGCTTTGGGCCTGATGTTGTTTATCTCCACTTTGGTGCTGAACTTTATTGCCTTGCACGTAGTGAAAAAATACCGGGAGCAGTATGACTGA
- a CDS encoding PstS family phosphate ABC transporter substrate-binding protein: MNKQILATSLAALTLATSQVAMAARDYISVVGSSTVYPFTTTVAERFSRATQFKTPVVESTGTGGGMKLFCQGVGESTADITGASRRIKQSELEMCNSNGVDVVEVQIGYDGIVLANAKKAAPFKLTRKDIFLALAKEVPNPDGSETLVANPYKTWKDVNPALPNTKIEVLGPPPTSGTRDAFAELAMEGGCKKFGWIKAMKKTDKSAYKAICHNVREDGAYVEAGENDNLIVNKLVANPNALGIFGFSFLDQNADKVQGSLIEDQAPTFDSIADQSYPVSRPLFIYVKKQHADVVPGVKQFLAEFTNERAWGEDGYLADKGMIPLPTEERQKIATDVRKLNALSNLAAK, encoded by the coding sequence ATGAACAAGCAAATTCTGGCGACTTCTCTGGCAGCCCTGACCCTGGCAACTTCACAGGTTGCTATGGCAGCGCGCGATTACATTAGTGTTGTAGGTTCCTCTACTGTTTACCCGTTTACTACGACTGTGGCGGAGCGTTTTAGCCGCGCAACCCAGTTTAAAACTCCAGTCGTTGAGTCCACTGGTACTGGTGGTGGCATGAAGTTGTTCTGCCAGGGTGTTGGAGAAAGCACTGCGGATATCACCGGTGCCTCCCGTCGCATCAAGCAATCCGAATTGGAAATGTGTAACAGCAACGGTGTTGATGTTGTTGAAGTGCAAATCGGTTACGACGGCATCGTTCTTGCGAATGCTAAGAAAGCAGCTCCCTTTAAGCTGACTCGTAAGGACATCTTCCTGGCCCTGGCTAAGGAAGTACCTAACCCAGACGGTTCTGAAACTCTGGTAGCCAACCCCTACAAGACCTGGAAGGACGTAAACCCAGCTCTGCCCAACACCAAAATCGAAGTTTTGGGTCCGCCCCCCACTTCCGGTACTCGCGATGCTTTTGCCGAGCTGGCAATGGAAGGTGGCTGTAAGAAGTTTGGCTGGATCAAAGCCATGAAGAAAACAGACAAGAGCGCTTATAAAGCGATCTGTCACAACGTTCGCGAAGACGGTGCTTATGTTGAAGCCGGTGAGAACGACAACCTGATCGTGAACAAGCTGGTTGCCAACCCCAACGCCCTAGGTATCTTCGGCTTTAGTTTCCTCGACCAGAATGCTGACAAGGTACAGGGCTCCCTGATCGAAGATCAGGCCCCTACTTTCGACTCCATCGCTGACCAGAGCTACCCGGTTTCCCGTCCGCTGTTTATCTACGTTAAGAAGCAGCACGCTGACGTGGTTCCCGGTGTTAAGCAATTCCTGGCTGAATTCACCAATGAGCGCGCCTGGGGTGAAGATGGCTACCTGGCTGACAAAGGCATGATTCCTCTGCCCACCGAGGAGCGTCAAAAGATTGCTACTGATGTGCGCAAGCTGAACGCACTGAGTAATCTCGCAGCCAAGTAA